GCTGCGATGGTGTGCTCGCGGGTGTAGCGGCGGGCGTTGTCGATGCCCAGGGCGGTGTGCGTGGCCAGTTCCAGCGTGAGCGCGACTTCTTTCTCGTCGAAACCGTCGGATCGCCGGGTGCGATAGAGGCTCAGCAACCCGAGCACCTTTCCGCGCAGCGTCAGTGGTGCGACGAGCAGGGCGCGTGCGCCGGATGCGCGAATTGCTTCGGCCCGCGCCGGATCGGCCGCCAGCCAGGGCGTGTCGGGGCGCAGGGCGATCGTGCGGGGCTTGAGGTCGACCAGGGCCTGCGCATAAGGGGTCGGGAACGGCAGCGCGCGGACGTCGCCCACCGGATGCGCCCAGGCCTGCTGATCACCGCCGCTGTTCCCGAAGGCGGCCCGACGCAGCGGCACATCCCGTCCCAGAGGGATCAGCGGTGGCTCCTCCCCCCGCACCACGGGCTCCACCACTTCCACCACGGCGATGTCGGCGAACCCGGGGACCAGCGCGTCGACCAACCCCTGGCAGGTGGCCACCATATCCAGGGTTTGCCCCACCCGCTCCCGGACGGCGTACAGGGCCTGGACTCCGCGACGTGCCCTCTCCTGACCCGTCACGTCGTGTGCCACGACCACCGCTCCCCGTGCATGGTGCAGGGGCAGCACCGAGACGGTGTGCGTGTGCTGGGGCTCGTTCTCCGGGTCCGTCCGCATGACGTGGTCCGTCGTCGACGTACCGTCCGCCATGGCCTGGCGCAGGATGTGCGCCAGTTCGCCGGGCGATGAAAGGGGCCACGCATCTGTGAGGGGGTGTCCTTGGATCTGCCGTCCGCTCGCGCCGGACAGGGCCTGCGCGGCAGCGTTGGCCGAGACGACATGCAACTCCTCGTCCACCACGAACAGAGCCCCTGCCGTGTGGGCGGACAGTGCCTCGAGCACCGCGGTCTCCATGCCCGGTGCCATCCCGTTCGCAGGCGGCAGGAAGATCCCCCACGTCACCGAACCGTCCTCGCGCAGCTCCGGCTGCACGCGCAGGCCACCGTGGGCGGCGACCGCCGCAACATCACGCAGGGCGTCATGCCCGCAGCGCTCCGCGGCATCACCGCATGGCGCGGGGACAGGGCTGACCAGCTCGGTTGCCGACCGCCCGATCACCTCGCCCGCCGGACGCCCCCACAACTCCTCCGCCTGGTGGCTCCACTGCACGACCACGCCTCCGCCGTCCACGACCATCAGCGGCGTCTCACCGGCCATGGGAACCACCTCCGCCTTCCAGCTTGCCCGGCGGCCAGGGGCTGCGCCGCCGCAGATCGGCACCCGGCTGCGGCTCTGCGCGAAGCGCGGTACGAGAAATCCCCCAGGGTCAGCGCCCAGGTGCGTGACGCCGGTGCACCAGTGAACGATGAGAGAGCCGCCCGGCTGCTGAGGTCACCGCGGATCGCCTGGCTGCGGCTGCGGCCGAGTCGCCGAAGCCGGGCCGCCCCATCGGTGCCGCTTCGGCCACCGCCGCCTGGTACGACCGAGCAGGAGACCGACATGAACACGTTGCTCGCAGAGGCCCTTGTTGCCCATGGTGGCCTCGACCGCTGGAACGCACTGACCACGGTCCGCGCCACCATCGTCAGCGGTGGAGACATGTTCGTCATCAAAGGGATGCCGCAGGACTCCACACCCCGGGAGATGACCGTCTGGCTGCACGAGCAGCACGCCTCCGTGATGCCGTTCGGCGCTCCCGACCAGAAGACCGACTTCACGGCCGACCGAATCAGCATCGAAAAACTCGACGGCCGCGTCGTGGCCGAACGCGACCAGCCGCGGAAGTCGTTCACAGGCCACGAACTCAACACCCCCTGGGACCCACTGGA
Above is a genomic segment from Streptomyces fodineus containing:
- a CDS encoding SpoIIE family protein phosphatase, with translation MAGETPLMVVDGGGVVVQWSHQAEELWGRPAGEVIGRSATELVSPVPAPCGDAAERCGHDALRDVAAVAAHGGLRVQPELREDGSVTWGIFLPPANGMAPGMETAVLEALSAHTAGALFVVDEELHVVSANAAAQALSGASGRQIQGHPLTDAWPLSSPGELAHILRQAMADGTSTTDHVMRTDPENEPQHTHTVSVLPLHHARGAVVVAHDVTGQERARRGVQALYAVRERVGQTLDMVATCQGLVDALVPGFADIAVVEVVEPVVRGEEPPLIPLGRDVPLRRAAFGNSGGDQQAWAHPVGDVRALPFPTPYAQALVDLKPRTIALRPDTPWLAADPARAEAIRASGARALLVAPLTLRGKVLGLLSLYRTRRSDGFDEKEVALTLELATHTALGIDNARRYTREHTIAAALQRHLLPPAPPSQTAIETAGLYVADGRGAGGWSNACALPGARTALVVGEVVGHGIHTAVTMGQLRTAMISLAALDLEPDEFLARLDDTTVRLARERRALPPGDPLRRQPLSATCLCVLYDPFTHTCTIASAGHLPPVVVGAESGTRVVEPAAGGALGGGGGPPYATTTVTLADGDVLALYTASLLSAVRGQDGASDPQPLWRMLADTDRPLQDLCDDVLYRLRADALPGDAILLLARTRPFPADHVATWPLGEEPTAPALARRHTRHQLAAWGVDEDTAYDTQEIVSELVTNAVRYGAPPVRLRLIHDRTLTCEVQDRGTSAPRLRHARSVDEGGRGLFICAQLAHNWGIRYTNDQKTVWTEQSLPAQHP